A portion of the Deltaproteobacteria bacterium genome contains these proteins:
- a CDS encoding KpsF/GutQ family sugar-phosphate isomerase, whose amino-acid sequence MILEYAKEVLKIEAEGILGVVDRLDGQFVKMVELVHACTGRVIITGVGKSGIVARKIVATLNSTGTRSLFLHPVEAMHGDLGIVSAEDVVIALSNSGETDELNMLVPSLKRIGCPLIAFTGRVDSTLARQGDIVINVGVDREACPLGLAPTASTTALLAVGDALAVTLIRKGNFRASDFKQFHPAGSLGQRLSLKVREIMLTGKNVPKVYEGQSMRQAIKEINRLQIGATLVVKKGDILFGIVTDGDIRRHIMEHENICESAVEDVMTRHPMTLGPDSLASQALSIMEKKQITVLPIVNPIQKVRGILHLHDILGKGAFRFNGS is encoded by the coding sequence ATGATATTGGAATATGCCAAAGAAGTGCTGAAGATAGAAGCCGAGGGGATCTTGGGTGTAGTGGACCGCCTGGACGGGCAGTTCGTGAAGATGGTGGAACTGGTTCATGCCTGTACAGGGCGGGTCATCATAACGGGTGTCGGCAAATCAGGAATCGTGGCCCGCAAGATCGTGGCCACTCTAAACAGCACGGGAACCCGCTCCCTATTCCTTCATCCTGTTGAGGCGATGCACGGGGATCTGGGCATAGTCAGTGCAGAGGATGTGGTCATTGCCCTTTCAAACAGTGGAGAAACCGACGAGCTGAACATGCTGGTTCCCAGTTTGAAGAGGATTGGATGTCCATTGATTGCTTTTACAGGGCGGGTGGACTCCACCCTGGCTCGTCAGGGCGATATTGTCATCAATGTGGGCGTTGACCGGGAAGCTTGCCCTCTGGGACTTGCCCCAACTGCAAGCACAACGGCTCTTTTGGCTGTGGGAGACGCATTGGCGGTTACCCTCATTCGCAAAGGAAACTTCAGAGCCTCCGATTTTAAGCAGTTTCACCCGGCCGGAAGCCTTGGACAGCGCCTGTCGCTGAAAGTACGGGAAATCATGCTAACTGGTAAAAACGTTCCCAAGGTTTATGAAGGGCAGTCAATGCGCCAGGCGATTAAGGAGATCAATCGCCTGCAGATCGGGGCCACACTGGTAGTAAAAAAGGGTGACATCCTTTTCGGGATAGTTACGGATGGAGATATCCGGCGACACATCATGGAACACGAAAATATTTGCGAGTCTGCGGTGGAGGATGTGATGACAAGGCATCCAATGACCCTGGGTCCTGACAGTCTGGCATCACAGGCCTTGAGCATCATGGAAAAAAAGCAGATTACGGTATTACCCATAGTCAACCCGATTCAGAAAGTCAGGGGTATCTTACACCTCCATGACATTCTGGGAAAGGGCGCTTTCAGATTCAATGGTAGCTGA
- a CDS encoding dihydrodipicolinate synthase family protein, producing MTFWERALSDSMVADTNQLPRGLICPLVTPLKTGDAVDVSVLDRLIDHVGVGVDVLLLCDVFWGEGHELSPETRLEMCCAALEIIQGRWPVFITITSHSVKATRDLLAHTEAFIERSDYPGSVFWVDYPIYYHSNRGLPQLYESMARDTRIGLILGNHEGLVELRKRRIKHKNIRTNVLKRLSRIEKIQGLVFSGPLNRSINYHKAVRHRRGFRFFDGDELAFLRQPSSDGVVAGGANLLPEAWRGITWSCLNRYDIQQQYADHTSQILETGMMLQEFYELYSQNPAAVLKRMLHVAGVLPNDRTASATRASTASQNREIEVICKKYDLV from the coding sequence ATGACATTCTGGGAAAGGGCGCTTTCAGATTCAATGGTAGCTGATACAAACCAACTGCCAAGAGGATTGATTTGCCCTCTGGTAACACCGCTCAAGACAGGAGATGCGGTGGACGTGAGCGTCCTGGATCGGCTTATCGATCATGTGGGCGTGGGCGTTGATGTCTTGCTCCTCTGTGACGTGTTCTGGGGCGAAGGGCATGAGTTGAGCCCCGAGACCAGGTTGGAAATGTGCTGCGCTGCACTGGAGATTATCCAGGGGAGATGGCCGGTCTTTATTACCATTACCTCACACAGCGTGAAGGCCACACGTGACTTGCTGGCCCATACAGAGGCCTTTATCGAACGTTCGGATTATCCTGGGAGCGTCTTCTGGGTGGACTATCCCATCTATTACCATAGCAACCGGGGCTTGCCCCAATTGTACGAGTCCATGGCCCGTGATACGAGGATTGGCTTGATATTGGGCAATCACGAGGGGCTGGTTGAACTGCGCAAGAGGCGCATTAAGCACAAGAATATTCGAACCAACGTCTTGAAAAGACTCTCTCGGATAGAAAAGATACAGGGTTTGGTCTTTAGTGGTCCGCTAAACCGGTCGATAAATTATCACAAAGCAGTTCGCCACCGTCGGGGTTTCAGGTTTTTCGACGGGGATGAGCTGGCGTTCTTGAGACAGCCCAGCTCAGATGGTGTTGTGGCCGGCGGGGCAAACCTGCTGCCGGAGGCCTGGCGCGGGATTACTTGGTCTTGCTTGAACCGTTACGACATTCAGCAACAGTACGCAGACCACACAAGCCAGATACTTGAAACGGGTATGATGCTGCAAGAATTCTATGAACTCTATTCGCAGAATCCTGCTGCCGTTTTGAAACGTATGCTTCATGTTGCAGGCGTCCTGCCAAATGATCGTACTGCATCAGCCACACGGGCTTCGACGGCTAGTCAAAATAGAGAGATAGAGGTCATTTGCAAGAAGTATGACCTTGTATGA
- a CDS encoding ATP-dependent 6-phosphofructokinase, translating to MKNKKQIETSIMTLGQAKIISPIKAREKDDGARRFVSDKERILVDIDENDVMKAFKGHKRPLSFERAGPRSKIFFDPSKLRCAVVTCGGLCPGTNDIIRAIVLALHHNYGVPNIYGIRYGFEGFISSYGHELVDLTPGFVTSIHETGGTVLGTSRGPQDIESIVDALERMNVGLLFAIGGDGTMAGASQIADEITKRGLKIAVMGIPKTIDNDIFLIDRSFGFDTAVDVAVDVIRAAHNEATSASNGMGLVKLMGRYSGFIATAAALALPDVNFALIPESDFDLEGPRGFLEALKKRLILRKHAVIVVAEGAGQKFFKDRPELRDASGNVRLQDIGLHLKDVINAYFQEQNMPTTLKYIDPSYTIRSVAANANDHVLCGFLGRNAVHAGMAGKTRMLVGLCNNRFVHIPMEATVGRRKQVEVSGNMWMSVLESTGQSSLKN from the coding sequence ATGAAAAACAAGAAACAGATTGAGACCTCCATTATGACCCTTGGCCAGGCCAAGATTATCTCTCCCATTAAGGCACGGGAAAAGGATGACGGAGCGAGGCGCTTTGTGTCGGACAAAGAGCGCATCTTGGTGGACATTGATGAAAATGATGTGATGAAGGCGTTCAAAGGCCATAAGAGACCCCTGTCCTTTGAACGGGCAGGGCCACGGAGCAAGATATTCTTTGATCCGAGCAAACTGCGCTGTGCCGTGGTGACTTGTGGTGGGTTGTGTCCGGGGACAAATGATATCATTCGGGCCATTGTGTTGGCCCTCCACCACAACTATGGCGTGCCCAATATTTACGGCATTCGGTACGGATTTGAGGGCTTCATATCCTCATACGGTCACGAACTGGTGGACTTAACACCGGGTTTTGTAACCAGCATCCACGAAACCGGGGGCACTGTGCTCGGGACTTCCAGGGGACCTCAGGATATTGAAAGTATTGTGGATGCCCTTGAGCGGATGAATGTTGGCCTCCTTTTTGCCATTGGGGGAGACGGCACAATGGCTGGAGCATCCCAGATTGCCGATGAAATTACAAAGAGAGGACTAAAGATCGCCGTGATGGGCATACCAAAGACGATTGACAATGACATCTTTCTTATTGATCGTTCTTTCGGCTTTGATACGGCTGTGGATGTAGCGGTTGATGTCATCCGCGCTGCTCACAATGAAGCCACGAGCGCCTCGAATGGAATGGGACTGGTAAAGCTCATGGGGCGCTATTCAGGGTTCATTGCAACAGCGGCGGCCCTGGCATTGCCTGACGTAAATTTTGCCCTGATCCCCGAGTCGGACTTTGATTTGGAGGGTCCGAGGGGGTTCCTTGAAGCCCTGAAGAAGCGACTGATCCTCAGAAAACATGCTGTGATTGTTGTGGCCGAGGGGGCGGGCCAGAAGTTTTTCAAAGACAGACCCGAATTGCGTGACGCCTCCGGCAACGTACGTCTACAGGACATCGGCCTGCATTTGAAAGATGTCATTAATGCCTATTTTCAGGAACAGAATATGCCGACTACCCTGAAATATATCGATCCCAGCTACACGATCCGAAGTGTTGCGGCCAATGCCAATGACCATGTTCTGTGCGGCTTTCTGGGTCGAAATGCGGTTCATGCGGGTATGGCGGGAAAGACAAGAATGCTGGTGGGGCTCTGCAATAATCGCTTTGTTCATATTCCCATGGAGGCAACGGTTGGAAGGCGGAAGCAGGTGGAGGTCTCCGGCAACATGTGGATGAGTGTGCTGGAAAGCACAGGCCAGTCCTCGTTGAAAAACTGA
- a CDS encoding TIGR00730 family Rossman fold protein, whose amino-acid sequence MELHFTRTNGPADEAIDRLIELVGDIRHPQIVREMILASLKAGQEGDETADLKLMNSTLKEMRFTAKVFGPYRKMRKVTVFGSARTQPDESIYKIACLLGRKLSEAGYMIITGGGPGIMQAVNEGAGAKHSFGVNIRLPFEQESNHILKGHPRNITYKYFFNRKVAFLKQADAVALFPGGFGTLDEGMETLTLVQTGKRNPLPLILVDEPGGTYWSRWLKFFEKELLAQGYISTTDFSLFEQVESVDDAVTRIDRFYHRYHSLRYVGEQLVIRLTSSIDPPKVNELKSRFSDILTPSGGLSLSDPLPIEADEPEIAHLPRLILDFNRKNFGRLRDLVDAINAC is encoded by the coding sequence ATGGAACTTCATTTCACTAGAACCAACGGCCCTGCCGACGAGGCTATTGACCGGCTAATTGAACTTGTGGGGGATATCCGTCACCCGCAGATTGTGCGAGAGATGATTTTGGCATCTCTTAAGGCAGGCCAGGAGGGCGATGAAACTGCCGACCTGAAGCTGATGAACTCGACGTTGAAAGAGATGCGGTTCACTGCCAAAGTGTTCGGCCCCTATCGTAAGATGAGAAAAGTCACTGTCTTTGGCTCGGCCAGGACCCAACCAGATGAATCCATTTACAAAATCGCATGTCTTCTAGGGCGAAAATTGTCCGAGGCAGGCTATATGATCATCACAGGAGGAGGGCCTGGCATCATGCAGGCGGTAAATGAAGGAGCGGGCGCTAAGCATTCATTCGGCGTAAACATTCGACTTCCTTTTGAACAGGAATCCAACCATATCCTCAAAGGGCACCCCCGAAATATCACGTATAAATACTTCTTTAACAGAAAAGTGGCCTTTCTCAAGCAGGCAGATGCTGTTGCGCTTTTCCCTGGGGGGTTTGGCACGCTCGATGAAGGCATGGAAACCCTTACCCTTGTACAAACCGGGAAGCGCAATCCCCTACCGCTTATCCTCGTAGATGAGCCTGGCGGCACATACTGGTCACGGTGGCTTAAGTTCTTTGAAAAAGAACTCCTGGCCCAAGGGTACATCAGCACAACGGATTTCAGCCTCTTCGAACAAGTCGAATCAGTGGATGATGCAGTGACGAGGATTGATCGTTTCTACCATCGGTATCACAGCTTGCGATACGTTGGAGAGCAACTGGTAATTCGTCTCACATCCAGCATTGACCCGCCGAAGGTAAATGAACTCAAATCCCGTTTTTCCGACATACTGACACCTTCTGGCGGCCTTTCCCTCTCCGATCCCCTACCGATAGAAGCCGATGAGCCTGAAATCGCCCATCTTCCCAGGCTCATTCTTGACTTCAATCGAAAAAATTTTGGCCGCCTACGAGACCTTGTCGACGCCATAAATGCCTGCTGA
- a CDS encoding YIP1 family protein yields MGQQIEKNITAILNTMVEVIRNPVGFFRRMPKSGGFVEPLIFMACMGVAAGVIQAILAIFGLGFAGSFLMALTSIIIVPIMVTIFGFVGAAILFVIWKIMGSQQSFETAYRCGAYAGGIVPVTTVLGIIPYLGPILGLVWGTYLIVIASVEVHNIAAKTAWIVFGAIAALFALISIGSQFAARRVTSGLNKWEQEMGKTGEMTPEEAGKAMGEFLKGLEKEVGKE; encoded by the coding sequence ATGGGACAGCAGATAGAGAAAAACATCACGGCGATCCTTAATACAATGGTCGAGGTCATTAGAAACCCAGTGGGGTTTTTCCGGCGTATGCCTAAGAGCGGGGGCTTTGTTGAACCGCTAATCTTTATGGCCTGCATGGGGGTTGCGGCTGGTGTTATTCAGGCTATTTTGGCCATCTTTGGGCTTGGTTTTGCCGGATCATTTCTCATGGCGCTCACATCTATCATCATTGTCCCGATTATGGTGACCATTTTCGGTTTCGTGGGCGCTGCAATCCTATTCGTCATCTGGAAGATAATGGGATCTCAACAGTCCTTTGAAACAGCTTACAGGTGCGGCGCCTATGCCGGAGGGATCGTTCCGGTAACCACAGTGCTTGGCATCATACCTTATCTGGGACCCATTCTCGGGCTTGTCTGGGGGACGTACCTGATAGTCATTGCGAGCGTAGAGGTACACAACATTGCCGCAAAAACAGCATGGATCGTCTTTGGAGCTATCGCCGCCCTGTTTGCCTTGATTAGCATTGGTTCACAGTTTGCTGCAAGAAGAGTAACCAGTGGGCTGAACAAATGGGAACAGGAAATGGGAAAGACAGGTGAGATGACGCCCGAAGAGGCGGGCAAAGCAATGGGAGAGTTCTTGAAAGGGTTGGAGAAAGAGGTCGGTAAGGAATAG
- a CDS encoding ATP-binding protein, whose product MVKIYQRYLKKSVEDDLKSKMVFIGGPRQVGKTTFALSFLPDPNEKHPAYLNWDDVIDRKSLLKGELPPNEKCVVLDEIHKFARWRNLIKGFYDKNRSEIAFIITGSARLDYYSKGGDSLQGRYHYYRLHPFSLLELNPDPTKGDLDSLMKFGGFPEPYIKGEERFWRRWQRERIQRVIYEDIRDLETVREISLLELLAEELPSRIGSPLSVKQLRELLQVAHETVERWLKIFERMYYCFRIAPYGPPKIRAVKKEQKLYLWDWSRIPESGPRFENFVAAQLLKYCHFLEDTEGFHMDLRFLRDTDKREADFVVLKEGIPLFAVECKSGEKNINPSLYYFMERTRIPKFYQVHTGNKDYEKRGIRVLPAHRFCKELLLP is encoded by the coding sequence ATGGTGAAGATCTATCAAAGATACCTGAAAAAATCGGTAGAAGACGACCTTAAAAGCAAAATGGTCTTTATTGGAGGGCCAAGACAGGTTGGCAAAACCACTTTTGCTTTATCGTTTCTGCCGGATCCGAACGAAAAGCACCCGGCCTATTTGAACTGGGATGATGTTATTGACAGAAAATCTTTGTTAAAGGGTGAACTGCCGCCGAATGAAAAATGTGTGGTTTTGGACGAAATACACAAATTTGCCAGATGGCGGAACCTTATTAAGGGGTTTTACGACAAAAACCGGTCGGAAATCGCTTTTATCATTACCGGATCCGCAAGGCTGGACTATTACAGCAAAGGAGGGGATTCTCTTCAGGGACGATATCACTATTACCGGCTTCACCCATTTTCTCTGCTGGAATTAAACCCCGACCCCACAAAGGGCGATCTTGACAGCTTGATGAAATTCGGCGGTTTCCCGGAGCCTTACATAAAAGGAGAAGAAAGATTCTGGAGAAGATGGCAAAGGGAGAGAATCCAGCGTGTTATCTATGAAGATATCAGGGATCTGGAAACCGTAAGGGAAATCAGCCTGCTCGAGCTTTTAGCGGAGGAACTTCCCAGCAGGATAGGTTCTCCGCTTTCGGTAAAACAATTAAGAGAATTATTGCAGGTGGCCCATGAAACCGTTGAACGCTGGCTTAAGATATTTGAAAGGATGTATTACTGTTTCCGCATTGCACCGTACGGGCCTCCGAAGATCAGGGCCGTTAAAAAGGAACAGAAACTCTATTTATGGGACTGGTCGCGGATTCCCGAATCAGGTCCGAGATTTGAAAATTTTGTTGCCGCTCAACTTTTGAAATACTGCCATTTCCTGGAAGACACAGAAGGTTTTCATATGGATCTGCGGTTTCTACGGGATACAGACAAGAGGGAAGCAGATTTTGTTGTATTGAAAGAAGGAATTCCATTGTTCGCGGTTGAGTGCAAGAGCGGGGAAAAGAATATCAATCCCTCCCTTTATTATTTTATGGAAAGAACACGCATCCCTAAATTTTACCAGGTGCATACAGGCAACAAGGACTACGAAAAAAGAGGGATAAGAGTGCTTCCCGCTCATCGATTTTGTAAAGAACTTCTTTTGCCCTAA